One stretch of Acropora muricata isolate sample 2 chromosome 12, ASM3666990v1, whole genome shotgun sequence DNA includes these proteins:
- the LOC136892508 gene encoding carnosine N-methyltransferase 2-like: MLSSFVSTGEYYYKSFDAMKNKTSEFFKNVEIMRDHMPSMIQKLLHSVQDRTSFNILSVGSGTGDMDLEILKIVKDELQRSQGCHQMKIFNRAIEINKYPCDLYKAAIKNLNDQQADFDLRHQSFEEYAEEFTMEQPKFHVIHFIHSIYYVDVEAVLKHCIENELQDNGRLVFIVQRPDLISSVLKKQWHGTSDEKNPESFETAEKMFEIAEKYGWKHEIYTHKYSIDVTEIFDPQSTEGNLLLDFITHTENYRGTADKKLLQETLALFEDLSTLKDGKRLGEKKESLIFIYK, translated from the coding sequence ATGTTGTCGTCGTTTGTTTCCACGGGAGAGTATTATTACAAGAGTTTTGATGCCATGAAGAACAAAACCAGCGAATTCTTCAAAAATGTCGAGATTATGCGAGATCACATGCCCTCGATGATTCAAAAGTTGCTTCATTCGGTGCAAGACCGAACCAGCTTCAATATCTTGAGCGTTGGAAGTGGAACAGGTGACATGGatttggaaattttgaaaatagtcAAAGACGAGCTGCAAAGAAGCCAAGGCTGccatcaaatgaagatattcAACCGAGCCATTGAGATCAATAAGTATCCTTGCGACCTCTACAAGGCTGCCATCAAAAATCTCAATGATCAACAAGCAGACTTTGATCTGCGGCATCAGAGCTTTGAGGAGTATGCAGAAGAATTCACCATGGAACAGCCGAAGTTCCATGTCATTCACTTCATACACAGTATCTATTACGTAGATGTTGAAGCAGTTTTGAAGCACTGCATTGAGAACGAACTACAAGACAACGGGCGTCTGGTTTTCATAGTGCAGAGACCGGACCTTATCTCTTCCGTTCTAAAGAAGCAATGGCATGGAACTTCAGATGAGAAAAATCCTGAAAGCTTTGAAACTGCTGAGAAAATGTTTGAGATTGCCGAGAAGTATGGCTGGAAGCACGAAATCTACACCCATAAATATTCCATCGACGTTACGGAGATCTTTGATCCGCAATCAACCGAAGGCAATCTGCTGCTCGATTTCATTACTCACACTGAGAATTACCGCGGTACAGCAGATAAAAAGTTACTGCAAGAAACTCTGGCACTGTTTGAAGATCTCTCAACTCTGAAAGATGGGAAGCGTCTTGGAGAAAAGAAGGAATCACTTATTTTTATCTACAAGTAA